The following are encoded in a window of Pan troglodytes isolate AG18354 chromosome 4, NHGRI_mPanTro3-v2.0_pri, whole genome shotgun sequence genomic DNA:
- the PCDH12 gene encoding protocadherin-12 isoform X2 encodes MMQLLQLLLGLLGPGGYLFLLGDCQEVTTLTVKYQVSEEVPSGTVIGKLSQELGREERQRQAGAAFQVLQLPQALPIQVDSEEGLLSTGKRLDREQLCRQWDPCLVSFDVLATGDLALIHVEIQVLDINDHQPRFPKGEQELEISESASLRTRIPLDRALDPDTGPNTLHTYTLSPSEHFALDVIVGPDETKHAELIVVKELDREIHSFFDLVLTAYDNGNPPKSGTSLVKVNVLDSNDNSPAFAESSLALEIQEDAVPGTLLIKLTATDPDQGPNGEVEFFLSKHMPPEVLDTFSIDAKTGQVILRRPLDYEKNPAYEVDVQARDLGPNPIPAHCKVLIKVLDVNDNIPSIHVTWASQPSLVSEALPKDSFIALVMADDLDSGNNGLVHCWLSQELGHFRLKRTNGNTYMLLTNATLDREQWPKYTLTLLAQDQGLQPLSAKKQLSIQISDINDNAPVFEKSRYEVSTRENNLPSLHLITIKAHDADLGINGKVSYRIQDSPVAHLVAIDSNTGEVTAQRSLNYEEMAGFEFQVIAEDSGQPMLASSVSVWVSLLDANDNAPEVVQPVLSDGKASLSVLVNASTGHLLVPIETPNGLGPAGTDTPPLATHSSRPFLLTTIVARDADSGANGEPLYSIRSGNEAHLFILNPHTGQLFVNVTNASSLIGSEWELEIVVEDQGSPPLQTRALLRVMFVTSVDHLRDSARKPGALSMSMLTVICLAVLLGIFGLILALFMSICRTEKKDNRAYNCREAESTYRQQPKRPQKHIQKADIHLVPVLRGQAGEPCEVGQSHKDVDKEAMMEAGWDPCLQAPFHLTPTLYRTLRNQGNQGAPAESREVLQDTVNLLFNHPRQRNASRENLNLPEPQPATGQPRSRPLKVAGSPTGRLAGDQGSEEAPQSPPASSATLRRQRHLNGKVSPEKESGPRQILRSLVRLSVAAFAERNPVEELTVDSPPVQSPPGAGHSEE; translated from the exons ATGATGCAACTTCTGCAACTTCTGCTGGGGCTTTTGGGGCCAGGTGGCTACTTATTTCTTTTAGGGGATTGTCAGGAGGTGACCACTCTCACGGTGAAATACCAAGTGTCAGAGGAAGTGCCATCTGGTACAGTGATCGGGAAGCTGTCCCAGGAACTGGGCCGGGAGGAGAGGCAGAGGCAAGCTGGGGCTGCCTTCCAGGTGTTGCAGCTGCCTCAGGCGCTCCCCATTCAGGTGGACTCTGAGGAAGGCTTGCTCAGCACAGGCAAGCGGCTGGATCGAGAGCAGCTATGCCGACAGTGGGATCCCTGCCTGGTTTCCTTTGATGTGCTTGCCACAGGGGATTTGGCTCTGATCCATGTGGAGATCCAAGTGCTGGACATCAATGACCACCAGCCACGGTTTCCCAAAGGCGAGCAGGAGCTGGAAATCTCTGAGAGCGCCTCTCTGCGAACCCGGATCCCCCTGGACAGAGCTCTTGACCCAGACACAGGCCCTAACACCCTGCACACCTATACTCTGTCTCCCAGTGAGCACTTTGCCTTGGATGTCATTGTGGGCCCTGATGAGACCAAACATGCAGAACTCATAGTGGTGAAGGAGCTGGACAGGGAAATCCATTCATTTTTTGATCTGGTGTTAACTGCCTATGACAATGGGAACCCCCCCAAGTCAGGTACCAGCTTGGTCAAGGTCAACGTCTTGGACTCCAATGACAATAGCCCTGCGTTTGCTGAGAGTTCACTGGCACTAGAAATCCAAGAAGATGCTGTCCCTGGTACGCTTCTCATAAAACTGACCGCCACAGACCCTGACCAAGGCCCCAATGGGGAGGTGGAGTTCTTCCTCAGTAAGCACATGCCTCCAGAGGTGCTGGACACCTTCAGTATTGATGCCAAGACAGGCCAGGTCATTCTGCGTCGACCTCTAGACTATGAAAAGAACCCTGCCTACGAGGTGGATGTCCAGGCAAGGGACCTGGGTCCCAATCCTATCCCAGCCCATTGCAAAGTTCTCATCAAGGTTCTGGATGTCAATGACAACATCCCAAGCATCCACGTCACATGGGCCTCCCAGCCATCACTGGTGTCAGAAGCTCTTCCCAAGGACAGTTTTATTGCTCTTGTCATGGCAGACGACTTGGATTCAGGAAACAATGGTTTGGTCCACTGCTGGCTGAGCCAAGAGCTGGGCCACTTCAGGCTGAAAAGAACTAATGGCAACACATACATGTTGCTAACCAATGCCACACTGGACAGAGAGCAGTGGCCCAAATATACCCTCACTCTGTTAGCCCAAGACCAAGGACTCCAGCCCTTATCAGCCAAGAAACAGCTCAGCATTCAGATCAGTGACATCAACGACAATGCACCTGTGTTTGAGAAAAGCAGGTATGAAGTCTCCACGCGGGAAAACAACTTACCCTCTCTTCACCTCATTACCATCAAGGCTCATGATGCAGACTTGGGCATTAATGGAAAAGTCTCATACCGCATCCAGGACTCCCCAGTTGCTCACTTAGTAGCTATTGACTCCAACACAGGAGAGGTCACTGCTCAGAGGTCACTGAACTATGAAGAGATGGCCGGCTTCGAGTTCCAGGTGATCGCAGAGGACAGTGGGCAACCCATGCTTGCATCCAGTGTCTCTGTGTGGGTCAGCCTCTTGGATGCCAATGATAATGCCCCAGAGGTGGTCCAGCCTGTACTCAGCGATGGAAAAGCCAGCCTCTCCGTGCTTGTGAATGCCTCCACAGGCCACCTGCTGGTGCCCATCGAGACTCCCAATGGCTTGGGTCCAGCAGGCACTGACACACCTCCACTGGCCACTCACAGCTCCCGGCCATTCCTTTTGACAACCATTGTGGCAAGAGATGCAGACTCGGGGGCAAATGGAGAGCCCCTCTACAGCATCCGCAGTGGAAATGAAGCCCACCTCTTCATCCTCAACCCTCATACGGGGCAGCTGTTCGTCAATGTCACCAATGCCAGCAGCCTCATTGGGAGTGAGTGGGAGCTGGAGATAGTAGTAGAGGACCAGGGAAGCCCCCCCTTACAGACCCGAGCCCTGTTGAGGGTCATGTTTGTCACCAGTGTGGACCACCTGAGGGACTCAGCCCGCAAGCCTGGGGCCTTGAGCATGTCGATGCTGACGGTGATCTGCCTGGCTGTACTGCTGGGCATCTTCGGGTTGATCCTGGCTTTGTTCATGTCCATCTGCCGGACAGAAAAGAAGGACAACAGGGCCTACAACTGTCGGGAGGCCGAGTCCACCTACCGCCAGCAGCCCAAGAGGCCCCAGAAACACATTCAGAAGGCAGACATCCACCTCGTGCCTGTGCTCAGGGGTCAGGCAGGTGAGCCTTGTGAAGTCGGGCAGTCCCACAAAGATGTGGACAAGGAGGCGATGATGGAAGCAGGCTGGGACCCCTGCCTGCAGGCCCCCTTCCACCTCACCCCGACCCTGTACAGGACGCTGCGTAATCAAGGCAACCAGGGAGCACCGGCGGAGAGCCGAGAGGTGCTGCAAGACACGGTCAACCTCCTTTTCAACCATCCCAGGCAGAGGAATGCCTCCCGGGAGAACCTGAACCttcccgagccccagcctgccacAGGCCAGCCACGTTCCAGGCCTCTGAAGGTTGCAGGCAGCCCCACAGGGAGGCTGGCTGGAGACCAGGGCAGTGAGGAAGCCCCACAGAGCCCACCAGCCTCCTCTGCAACCCTGAGACGGCAGCGACATCTCAATGGCAAAGTGTCCCCTGAGAAAGAATCAGGGCCCCGTCAGATCCTGCGGAGCCTGGTCCGGCTGTCTGTGGCTGCCTTCGCCGAGCGGAACCCCGTGGAGGAGCTCACTGTGGATTCTCCTCCTGTTCAG AGTCCACCAGGTGCAGGACACTCGGAGGAATGA